Sequence from the Burkholderia cepacia genome:
AGCAGCTTCAGCGGGTTGTTCTCGCGATCGAGCAGCATCGTCATGTGCGCCTTCACCTCGCGCTTCAGGATGCTGCGCGACGACAGCAGCTCGACCGTGCCGTTCGCAAACAGCGCCAGCAACTGGCCCGCGATGTACAGCTGCTCGGCCGACCACTGATGCGATTCGGCGGCCGTGTCGAGCCCCGCGCCTTCGAAGAACGCGCTCAGCAGCGCGTCCGGCGTCGCGGGTTCCGGTGCGGGTGCCGCGGGCGGCGGGGCGTCGGCATCGGCGTCGACATCGGGCGCTTCGGCGGCTTCGGCCGCCGGTTGCACGCGCACGTGCTGCGTCCACTCGGGCGCATGGTCGGCCTGTGTAAATGAGCTTTGCGAGCCTTCGGCCGCATGGTGCGCATCGTCGGGGCCGGCGCCCCCCGACGGTTGCGCGAACAGGTCGAGCGGATCGGTCGACAGCTGATGCAGGTCGCGCTGCGGCGTGGACGACGGCGCTGCTGCGGAGTGCACGGCAGGCTCGACGTCCTGGCCGGCAGGCGCACGCGGCGCGGCTTCGTCCGACGTCTTGCCGCGTGCGAAGCGGTCGTGCAGCCGGCCCCATAGGCGGTTGCCGGTCGCTTTCGCATCGTCGTGCGGCGCAGCCGGATCGTGTGCACCGTCGGTCATATCGACCGTGCGCGCCGGGGCCGCATCGTTGCGCCCGGCCGCATCCTCGCGCTCCGCGCGCAGCACGTACGGCCCGATGCGGATGATGTCGCCGGTGTTGAGCGTGCGCTCCTGCGCATAGCCGACCGG
This genomic interval carries:
- the tagH gene encoding type VI secretion system-associated FHA domain protein TagH codes for the protein MQLIVIEHAGEPVENDSYDAVVFHPPGGTIGRASDNHLVLRDDTRQISRLQALLQVGDDACLLKNLSSVSTIEVNREPVGYAQERTLNTGDIIRIGPYVLRAEREDAAGRNDAAPARTVDMTDGAHDPAAPHDDAKATGNRLWGRLHDRFARGKTSDEAAPRAPAGQDVEPAVHSAAAPSSTPQRDLHQLSTDPLDLFAQPSGGAGPDDAHHAAEGSQSSFTQADHAPEWTQHVRVQPAAEAAEAPDVDADADAPPPAAPAPEPATPDALLSAFFEGAGLDTAAESHQWSAEQLYIAGQLLALFANGTVELLSSRSILKREVKAHMTMLLDRENNPLKLLPDGGAVLRQMFGLPLPGFMSPQSAVSDAFQDLHAHQIGMVAGMRAALMDLLTRFSPQRLRERDDAMRWYEKRVPVLYKARMWDRYAATHRDTVFAIEDDFASVFGKAFLAAYDAEVESYRGSGRH